Part of the Bacteriovorax stolpii genome, TTCGTTTCAATCTCGGCAAAAAATGGCTCCCTATCATGACCTTGGGCAATCAGGAGATTTTGACGAGTCCATTCTTCAGGGATGCGTTTTAAATCAGCGACACTAAGACCACCTCCGATAAGCGCATTGGCCAGAGAGACATCAACTTTTTTCATCTCCTCGGCCTTGACTTCATCAGACTTTGTTTTATCTTCGTAAATTTTAGCAATCTGAACGGCTTTCTTTTGGGATTTACTATCAGCACTTTCCGGGCAGTGAACACCAAGGCGCTGTCTTTCTTCCATCATAGGTGTTACGACTTTCATTGCAGGAGATTTCCAGTCGTAATTTGAATCTGAAGGTGCAGGAATCATGGAAACGGAAGTCAACAGGAGTAGTTCCTTATTTTTAAGATCCTCATTGGCCGTTTTACTTGGAATGTTTTTTCTTAGGTAAAGCCCCTTATAAGTTGCGGCCATGGCAATGCTCAGCTGGATTTGAGTTTTGGCCTCTTCGCATCCTTTAATTTTATCATCACAGGCCTTTTGAGCTACTGATAATGCACTTTGAAGTCCTTCTTCCATTACAGTTGTATCAAAAGTTTTAAGCCACTTTTTTTCTTCACTTTGAGCAGATATTTTGGCGTTTTTAAATTCAGTCATAAAATCTTTTCTTGCCTGAATTCGTCCATTTCTACCGTTTAGAAAATTAATTTCGAGAGTGTGGATTTGAGAAAGAATTAAAAGGGACTCTGCCTGAAGCTCACTGCCTCCGGTTGCCTGCATCTTTTTCTGGATGCGGGCGATTTCAGAATTAAAAAGATTATAATTTCTCTCTTCATTTCCTAAGAGTCTTTTTCCTTCGTTAAACCAAAGGTAGGCAGACCTTGGAAGTTCTCCTTTGTCTGTTTTACATTCAGCTGCTCCTACATCTTGGGCCGCCTTGAGAATAAGTTCAAATTCCTTATTAGCTTTTTGGTATTTCTCATCTTTTTCGATGAGATCACCATTATCTGCAGCAGATAGATGAAGGGAGAATAAAAAGGAGAAGAGCACAATCGAAAATGAGTGTAGGGTGGTTTTTTTCAAGAGAACTCCATATCAGTGGGTTTGTACTTATAAATTGTAACTAAGATTTTATTTAATGCATGCTCATGTTGCAGGTATTTAGGGCTTTACCATGAAATTGGACACTTAAAAGTGACCCGAAAGAAAGGGCTGCCGTCCCAGGTGTTTTTGACTGGCAACGAATCCAACCGGCCTAACTCCTTTAGAGAAATTGAACATGTACGAGGGTTGACCTAATTGGCGATTCAAGAAATAATTAAAAGATTGCATAATTACCAATAGGCGCATGGATGAAACAGAATAAAGGATTTTCTCTCGTTGAGATTATGATTGCGGCTGCCGCTCTGGCCGGATTGGCCTATGTCGGTTTGCAACTGACCAAGACCCAAACTAAAAGTGTTGCTAAGAACTCTTTTGACAATGAAGTGAGCATGATCACTAATGAGATTAATGGGCTTCTGTCAGATCCTGCTGTTTGTCTTGCGACATTAATTTCCACAGCGACTCCTACAAATATCAACAGCAAGTACTATATAAAAACCGACTCCAATGCTCCGGCAAATGGGTATGGTAACGGCAATGTTAAAATTAATTCATACGCATTTTCGGGAGCTGCACCAGATGGAGTACTTGATATTCGTTTTAACAACAAGGCCATCTTAAAGGGGACTGCTGGCGCAGCAGAAGTAATTAAAAAAATCAATATTACCTATACAGGAACTCCAGGGGCCGTGACCTCTTGTCGAGCAACATCAACCGGGACAAGTGATATCTGGCTTCGAGGAACTGGTGCCAATATTAACAACATTTACTACAACAGTGGAAATGTGGGAGTGGGGACCATAAGTCCAACGAATGCTAAATTAGAAGTGGCCGGCACTATTCGTCCCGGTGCCGTTACTGTGGGAAGTGGTTGTGCTGTCATTGGTGCCCAAGGATACAATAGCTCTAATGGGCAGCCTGCGTACTGTGATGGTTCCGTCTGGAAAAATTCTGGCGGGGGAGCTGGTGATGTTACGATTGTGAATGGCCCTATTTCATCATGCCGTGGAACCTCTACGGCCTATTGCCCTTCTGGGCATACTGTCGTCGGTGGTGGTTATATCTTTAATGCTTCTTGTGGTTGTCCTGAAGAGCATCGTTTTGCGACTCAAAATTATCCTTCGTCTACGACTTCCTGGACTGTGAGCATGGAGTGTGCAACCAGTACTGCTTATGCCGTTTGTATGAAAAAATAATCCGATTTTATAGGAGCTCCTAGGCTCTAGGCAATTCAAGAACAAATCGTGTATTGTCATGACCGTGATCGAGGTATAACTTCCCGCCATGCTCTTCTACAATACCAACTGAGATAGAGAGCCCAAGGCCTGTGCCTTTACCTGTTTCTTTTGTTGTAAAAAACGGCTCAAGAATCTTAGAGGCAATATCTTTTGGGATTCCGGGACCGCAGTCAGTAATATATATAAGAATTTTATTTTGATCGGCCGAATCCGCAACTTCAACTTTAACCCATTTATTTTTTGATGGCATTTCAGTTACAGCATCATAAGCATTGTTGAGAAGATTTAAAAGAACTTGAGAGATCTGAGACTCGCGGCAGATGATTTTTCCACTCACTGTCTTGGTAATTTCGAGTTGAATTTCACCGTACTTAAATCGCTCAAAACATAATTCCAGCGTTTCTGAAATGATTTTTTCTGTTTCTACTTCCTGCATCGGATCTTTGCTTCCATTGCGGGCGAAGCTTCGAAGACCTTTAACAATTTTTGCCACACGCTGGGTTCCCTTAAGCGCCTTTTCAGTGTGCATCGCAATCTCTGAATACTTTTCTGGATCATTCTGAACGGCCTTCTGAATGCGTTCTAAAAAACCAGTTGTGATCATAAGTGGATTGTTAATTTCATGTGCCACACCTGAGGCCATTTCCCCCAGAGCTGACATCTTGCTGACATTGATCATCTGCATTTGCTGTTGATTGATAATGCCGGCACTATTTTTGAGTTCTTCACCCATATGGTTGAAGGTTTTTGTAAGATTCGCAATCTCAAAAACATGATTCGGGTCTTCCTTGAGTTTGATGTCGGCATAAACATTCATCTCAGAGATGGCCTTCTCGAAATCTGAAAGAGGCTTGATGAGAAATTCTCTCAGATAGAGGAATTGAATAAAGAAAATCAGGATAAAAATTCCAAGGAGAACTGCGAGCATTGTTCTTGAGCGAGCATGTGCACTTTTAATTAAATCATTATAGTGGATATCAATTTTGATAATCCCAAGCTTTTCTAGACCTTGGTCGGTTTTTTTAGTTATTAGAGAAACTAAAAAGCTCCCTTCAGATTTTGTTTTGATTTGTTTGACCTGATTACTCTCAAGTTCTTTATACATGTCATGCGAAAAAGGGATCCTTTTAGAAGGAGAGTTGCTCTCCTGAATTTTTTCCATCTTATCGTCATAGAGAACAACTGACGAGACACCTTCAATATTTCCTAGAGTGCTGACGATTTGCCTGGTGTAAGGGGAGTCTCCATTCCAGAGTGCCTCTTTCAGGGTGTTTTGAAAGCTTGTAAGCTGGCGTGTAACAATAAGTTCACGGCTTTTCGAAGACTCTTTAAGAGAATAGGTGAATGCCAGGTAGTAAACCGGCATTGAAATTAAAATCAAAAAGAGAGCAGCATCTCTTAAGAGTTTGTGACTTAGTCTCATTTTAAATGGGGAACCACTAATTTTTCTATTTCTGCAGAAGAAATAGGTGAGCGTTCATTTAATAAAATTCTCAACTGATAATTTTGGTCTTTTTTTGTACTGATCAAAAGTTTGCCTGATAATGTTTTATCTTTTTTTAACAAGCTGTCCATCATAAAAGAATTAATGACAATGATATCTACTTTATCATTCATCAAATCTTTTAAGTTCTCTTCATTGTCTTGCCCCAGACTGATGCCTTTTTTTCTCAAAACTTCCGGGTCTGTCTTCATATTGGCAAAGTTGTAGTGATAACCAAAAATCCCCCTGATCTTTTTCCCCTCAAATGAATCAAAGAACTTTTGATCTCGCCCAGGCTTGAGTAGCGAAACGTAGATTTCTCCACCTGTCAAAATCACTCCGGTTTTCAGGTGAGGAACCTTGTCTTGATTCCAGCTCCATGCTTCATCTTCAAAGAAAATAACATCAATTTTACCGCTCTTTAAATCGCGGTAACGGCGGTTGGCGCTGGTCAGGCTGAAGACGAATTTATATTTGCTTTGTGATTGGTTAAGTTTATTGATCAGGTCATAAACCATACCTGACTTTCCGTCTCTGTCGACGAAAGGAGGAAAGTTATAGCCACCGACTTTAACCACTTCTGCCTGGCCCGTTCCTAGAAGGAAGAGACAGCAGAAAACTGTCGCTATTTTTGAAAGCATCATGTGGCTTTTTCCTTGTCCCATCATGGGTTAATTATGTGGTGGTTCAATATATAAGTAAATTGGGCTTTAGAGAGGAAGAGAATGCATGCTTGAAAGAAAATGTTTAGGATGAATTTATTTAAACACCGGACTGTTACACTTTTGTATGTGAAAGAGTCCGGCGTACTGTAAAAAATTATTCTTCTGAACTTCCTTCCACTGCTGGGAAGTACTGCCCCTTTTGCCCAATAGCATGCCCTGCAGGAATCGCTTGCCCCAATTCATCGATTGAGAAAATGCTCTCCGGAAGATTAAGCGACACGCGCACCTTATCCATTGTTTCAGGAACAAATGGGTGAAGCATAATCATTAAGTTCTTCAAGATGTAGAAACATGAATAAAGCCCGTCAGCGCGTTCTGTTTCATCATGTCGGTCATCGTGCGGCTTATATTGCACAAAAAAGCTGTTGATTAAACGAGCGTAGTTCTCAATCTGGCCAAGAAGTGTGATGTGATCTGCTTTTTCCATGTTCTTCACGTACATTTGCACGATCTTCATCGTTTCTTTTTCAGCTTTCTCCAGCAGTTTTCCGTTTGGAACA contains:
- a CDS encoding prepilin-type N-terminal cleavage/methylation domain-containing protein, producing MKQNKGFSLVEIMIAAAALAGLAYVGLQLTKTQTKSVAKNSFDNEVSMITNEINGLLSDPAVCLATLISTATPTNINSKYYIKTDSNAPANGYGNGNVKINSYAFSGAAPDGVLDIRFNNKAILKGTAGAAEVIKKINITYTGTPGAVTSCRATSTGTSDIWLRGTGANINNIYYNSGNVGVGTISPTNAKLEVAGTIRPGAVTVGSGCAVIGAQGYNSSNGQPAYCDGSVWKNSGGGAGDVTIVNGPISSCRGTSTAYCPSGHTVVGGGYIFNASCGCPEEHRFATQNYPSSTTSWTVSMECATSTAYAVCMKK
- a CDS encoding sensor histidine kinase, with protein sequence MRLSHKLLRDAALFLILISMPVYYLAFTYSLKESSKSRELIVTRQLTSFQNTLKEALWNGDSPYTRQIVSTLGNIEGVSSVVLYDDKMEKIQESNSPSKRIPFSHDMYKELESNQVKQIKTKSEGSFLVSLITKKTDQGLEKLGIIKIDIHYNDLIKSAHARSRTMLAVLLGIFILIFFIQFLYLREFLIKPLSDFEKAISEMNVYADIKLKEDPNHVFEIANLTKTFNHMGEELKNSAGIINQQQMQMINVSKMSALGEMASGVAHEINNPLMITTGFLERIQKAVQNDPEKYSEIAMHTEKALKGTQRVAKIVKGLRSFARNGSKDPMQEVETEKIISETLELCFERFKYGEIQLEITKTVSGKIICRESQISQVLLNLLNNAYDAVTEMPSKNKWVKVEVADSADQNKILIYITDCGPGIPKDIASKILEPFFTTKETGKGTGLGLSISVGIVEEHGGKLYLDHGHDNTRFVLELPRA
- a CDS encoding substrate-binding periplasmic protein; translation: MMLSKIATVFCCLFLLGTGQAEVVKVGGYNFPPFVDRDGKSGMVYDLINKLNQSQSKYKFVFSLTSANRRYRDLKSGKIDVIFFEDEAWSWNQDKVPHLKTGVILTGGEIYVSLLKPGRDQKFFDSFEGKKIRGIFGYHYNFANMKTDPEVLRKKGISLGQDNEENLKDLMNDKVDIIVINSFMMDSLLKKDKTLSGKLLISTKKDQNYQLRILLNERSPISSAEIEKLVVPHLK